DNA sequence from the Streptomyces canus genome:
GGACTCCTGGAGCTCCTTTCTTGATCGGCGGATCACCAAGCCGGCCTCGATGAGGTCGTTGTCGGGAGCCGACGGTTCGGGCAGTTGCCCCATCCCCGTGCGCATCAGTCGAAGGCGCGGGCCGCCCCGGAGACGAGCTCGGACCGTACAGCGTCGCCACCATGGTCAATCACTTCCCGGCTGCAGGCCCGCAGAAGGACGGCGAAGGCCCCCACCTCTCCTACGGCAAGGAGCACGTCGCGCAGGACGCCGGCCCCACAAGCCCACGTCCGGGAGGAACAAGCCCAGGTCAACCTCCATGGCGTTCTGCTGATCACCAAGGAGGAACCAGAACAGTCGTTGGCAGCGCAGGTGAGCGCCTCCCCCCATCACGGGCTGGCAGCCGGAGAAAGTCGACGACGACGCCCAGTCCACCGAGATCGGGCAGTTCCCCAGCGGCCGCGCCCTGTACGACCCGCACCCCGGCGAACTCGGCGCGCACGCCTCGGTGATCCGCTTGAAGGAGATCCCCGCCTCGCGAGCCCTCGCCAAGAGCACGGCGAAGTCCCACTCGTGCAGGGCCCGGACGAATGCGGAGTCGGCCAGCAGATGGGCGGCACTTGGGCGGGTGACGGCGGTAAGTCGTCCACAAGTCCCCCTGAAGAGGACTGCCCGGAACGGGTCTCCGGTCTCCGGAAGGATCGCTTCATCGAACCGGTTCGGAGGAACCTAACAGCGAGGAAAGCTCTCAGCAATATCTGCAGCGCGTCCAGAGTCTGCTGATCATCAGGGTTACAGCACTGTTTCGAGAAGTTTCGCCGCAGGCGTTGACAACCCTCTAGGTCGTTCCTATCTTCGCTTCACCGAACCGGTTCGACGACTGGTGATCGTTGACTCTTCACCGCAGTACCCACTCCCCGTACCTACACGGCCGGACGGTCCGTTTTCACGGAACATCGAATCGGTTCGAGCAAGGAGTCGCCGTGAACATCGGTGAGATCGCCCGGCGGGCCGGTGTCTCGCGCAGCACCGTGTCCTACGCACTGAGCGGCAAGCGCCCGGTGTCGGAGGACACGCGCCGGAAGATCCAGCAGGTCGTCGACGAACTGGGCTACCAGCCCAGCGCCAGCGCCCGCGCCCTGGCCAACGGGCGGACCAGCACCATCGGCCTGGTCTTTCCGCCGGCCGGGAACCACTACACGGGGATGCAGCTGGACTTCATCGGCAGCGTGGTGGAGGCCGCCGCGGCCTACGACTACGACGTGCTGCTGTCGCCCAGCGGCGTGGACAGCGACCGCTCGTTCCAGCGGCTGCTGGGCGAACGGCGGGTCGACGGCGCGATCCTGATGGAGATCAGGCTGGAGGACGACCGGATCGATCACCTGGCCGACCTGGACTTCCCCGCCATCGCCATCGGCCGCACCGCCCACCCGGAAAGCGGCTGGTGGGTCGGCCTGGACCACACCGCGCTCGCCGCGGCGTGCGTGCACCACCTGGCGGACCTCGGCCACAGCCGAATCGCCCTCGTCAACCGCCCCGAGCAGCTGCTGCGGGCCGGCTACGAGTCCGCCCACCGGGGGCTGGAGGGCTTCACCAAGGCCGCGGCCGAACGCGGGCTGACGGTGCGGACGTACTGCTGCGGGGACGACGCCGCCTCCGGCCAGGCATGCCTGGAGCGGATCCTGCATGCCGATCCGGCCACCACAGCCGTGGTCACGCTGAACGAGGCCGCGCTCGGTGGCCTCTACCGGGGGCTTGCCCAGGCGGGCCGCCACGTGCCGCGCGACTTCTCCGTCACCGGAGTCGTGGCCGGCCGGTGGGCGGAGACGGTGACCCCGCAGCTCACCGCAGCCGACGTACCAGCGGAAGAAATGGGCCGTCTCGCCGTCGAACTGCTGGTGGAGCGGCTCGGCAGTCCCGGCACTGTGGCCCGGCACCATCTCCTGACGCCGCCGATCTCCCTGCGGGCGAGTACAGGGCCCGCACGCGCCACACCTCCCACGCTCGACGGGCCCGCCAGCACCCTCTGACCCTCCACGCACACCGCCCCACACCACCCGACGACCGAACTGGTCAGCGGCGCCGTTCTCCGTGCCCGCCTCTCCTCCCTGCCCCGTGCCCTCGGCACCCGTATGCCGAAAAACAAAGGAACCCTGCAATGAACAGCTCCTCCAGACACCGCCGTCTCACCGCCGCGGCCCTGACCGTCCTGACCGTGGCCGCCGGTGCCACCGCCTGCGGCTCCGGCTCCGGCAGCAGCGGCACCCACAGCGCCGGCAGCGGCACGTACACCATCTGGGACCCCTACCCGCAGTTCGACAAGACCTCAGCCTGGGCCCAGGTGCTGGACACCTGCGGCAAGGGCGCCGGCGTGAAGATCAAGCGGACTGCCTTCGACACCAGTGACCTCACGAACAAGGCGCTGCTCGCGGCGCAGCAGGGCAACTCCCCGGACGTGCTGATCGTCGACAACCCCGTGGTGTCGACGCTGGCGGAAGCGGGCGTGCTCACCACAACCGACGACAACAAGATCGACACCTCGAAGGTCGACCCCAACCTCCTGGCGGCCGGCCAGTCGAGCGGCAAGACGTACGGCACCCCGATCGGCGCCAACACCCTGGCCCTCTACTACAACAAGAAGGTCCTGAAGGCCGCCGGCGTCGACATCGCCTCGATCAAGGACTGGAAGTCGCTGACCGCGGCACTCGCCAAGGTCAAGCAGGCGGGGAAGAAGGGCATCACGTTCTCGGCGATCGGCACCGAGGAGGGCAGCTTCCAGTTCCTGCCCTGGTTCTGGGGCGCGGGTGCGAAGCTGACCGAGCTCGACTCGCCTCAGGGCGTCACGGCGCTGTCGCTGTGGAAGAACTGGCTGACGAAGGGCTACGCGCCCAACTCGGTCATCAACAACACCCAGACCACCAGCTGGCAGGAGTTCGCGAGCGGCGACTACGCGTTCGCCGAGAACGGCACCTGGCAGCTCGCAGCCGCCGACAAGGGCGGCCTCGACTACGGCGTCCTGCCCATACCCGCCGCCGCGGGAGGCAACGCCTCCGCCCCCACCGGCGGCGAGTTCGTCACCGTCCCGGTCCAGGACGACACCGGCCGCTACACCACCTCGCAGAAGCTGGTCTCCTGCCTGACCGGCGACGAGAACCTGAACTTCACCGACAAAACGCTGTCCTACGTGGCGCCCACTAGCACCGTCCAGGCCATGGAGAAGGCGGCCAACCCGGAGCTGACGCCGTGGATCGCGGCGGTCAAGGCGGCCAAGGGACGCACCAGCGACGACCTGGGCACCAAGTACCCGAAGATCTCCGAGCAGATGTGGAAGGCCGTCCAGTCCGCCCTCAGCGGGTCCCAGTCACCCAAGGACGCGATGGTCGCGGCCCAGGCCGCCGCCGCCAAGTAGCAAGGACTCCCGGCCCCAGATGAACCGCACCACGCACCTGCCGGACCGGCAGCCGGTGCGCGATCGGAACGGGGC
Encoded proteins:
- a CDS encoding sugar ABC transporter substrate-binding protein produces the protein MNSSSRHRRLTAAALTVLTVAAGATACGSGSGSSGTHSAGSGTYTIWDPYPQFDKTSAWAQVLDTCGKGAGVKIKRTAFDTSDLTNKALLAAQQGNSPDVLIVDNPVVSTLAEAGVLTTTDDNKIDTSKVDPNLLAAGQSSGKTYGTPIGANTLALYYNKKVLKAAGVDIASIKDWKSLTAALAKVKQAGKKGITFSAIGTEEGSFQFLPWFWGAGAKLTELDSPQGVTALSLWKNWLTKGYAPNSVINNTQTTSWQEFASGDYAFAENGTWQLAAADKGGLDYGVLPIPAAAGGNASAPTGGEFVTVPVQDDTGRYTTSQKLVSCLTGDENLNFTDKTLSYVAPTSTVQAMEKAANPELTPWIAAVKAAKGRTSDDLGTKYPKISEQMWKAVQSALSGSQSPKDAMVAAQAAAAK
- a CDS encoding LacI family DNA-binding transcriptional regulator; this translates as MNIGEIARRAGVSRSTVSYALSGKRPVSEDTRRKIQQVVDELGYQPSASARALANGRTSTIGLVFPPAGNHYTGMQLDFIGSVVEAAAAYDYDVLLSPSGVDSDRSFQRLLGERRVDGAILMEIRLEDDRIDHLADLDFPAIAIGRTAHPESGWWVGLDHTALAAACVHHLADLGHSRIALVNRPEQLLRAGYESAHRGLEGFTKAAAERGLTVRTYCCGDDAASGQACLERILHADPATTAVVTLNEAALGGLYRGLAQAGRHVPRDFSVTGVVAGRWAETVTPQLTAADVPAEEMGRLAVELLVERLGSPGTVARHHLLTPPISLRASTGPARATPPTLDGPASTL